The Acidobacteriota bacterium genome includes a window with the following:
- a CDS encoding radical SAM protein, which translates to MPDPRSGGEAAGQWTARFTEQGTLALPVEAAKRSGFLAGSEIQIEEQAGGLLLRRPLTRLAKVYVEATNRCNLECRTCVRLAWEAPPGSMLSETAERLFASLAEISPPPEIIWGGLGEPLLHPGVVEWVSRSKQLGSRVSLITNGTLLTESIAHGLLDAGLDMLWVSLDGVSEETFSAIRPGATLEQVIANVEAFQAARRSHARHGAALGLVFVIMRCNQAELPALLRLGDRLGARHILVSNVLPHTAEMQSEVLCGHGLSRGSAPGEAAARTLTLPRLDWDRLSSPVLNAISHSGWNLTNEAGASSRGSCPFIESGAIVIGWDGRVSPCLPLLYPHVRHEHGHTRMSHPYTAGHIGQATLNNLWLDPEYLAFRQKVRSFDFAPCHVCSECDLSASNETDCFGSGFPTCAGCPWARGVILCP; encoded by the coding sequence GTGCCGGATCCGCGTTCCGGAGGGGAAGCGGCCGGTCAATGGACCGCGCGGTTCACTGAACAGGGCACGCTCGCCCTGCCGGTCGAGGCCGCCAAACGATCCGGCTTTCTGGCCGGAAGTGAGATCCAAATCGAGGAGCAGGCCGGCGGTCTGCTCCTGCGCCGGCCGCTGACCCGGCTGGCCAAGGTCTATGTCGAGGCGACCAACCGGTGCAACCTGGAATGCCGGACTTGCGTGCGGTTGGCGTGGGAAGCGCCACCGGGATCCATGCTGTCGGAGACGGCGGAGCGCCTGTTCGCGAGTCTGGCTGAGATTTCGCCACCGCCTGAAATCATCTGGGGCGGGCTGGGGGAACCGCTTCTCCATCCGGGCGTCGTCGAGTGGGTCAGCCGGAGCAAACAACTAGGCAGCCGCGTTTCGCTCATCACCAACGGCACCCTGCTCACCGAATCCATCGCCCATGGGCTGCTGGACGCGGGGCTGGACATGCTGTGGGTGTCGCTGGACGGAGTCTCGGAGGAGACGTTTTCGGCGATCCGCCCAGGGGCAACCCTGGAGCAGGTGATCGCGAATGTTGAGGCGTTCCAGGCCGCCCGACGATCCCACGCCCGACATGGTGCGGCCCTGGGCCTCGTGTTCGTCATCATGCGGTGCAACCAGGCCGAGCTGCCGGCGCTGCTCCGGCTGGGCGACCGGCTGGGTGCCCGGCACATCCTGGTGAGCAACGTGCTGCCGCACACGGCCGAAATGCAATCCGAAGTCCTTTGCGGACACGGTTTGTCTCGCGGTTCCGCTCCGGGCGAAGCCGCAGCGCGGACGCTCACGCTGCCCCGATTGGATTGGGACCGGCTGAGTTCCCCGGTACTCAACGCCATCAGCCACTCCGGTTGGAACCTTACGAATGAAGCGGGTGCGTCCAGCCGCGGCAGCTGCCCGTTCATCGAGTCCGGCGCCATCGTCATCGGCTGGGACGGCCGCGTCAGCCCGTGCCTGCCCCTGCTCTACCCGCATGTCCGACATGAGCATGGCCATACGCGAATGTCTCACCCGTACACGGCGGGGCATATCGGACAGGCGACCTTGAACAACTTGTGGCTCGACCCGGAGTACCTGGCGTTCCGCCAGAAGGTGCGGTCGTTTGACTTCGCCCCCTGCCACGTTTGCTCCGAATGCGATCTGTCGGCGTCCAACGAGACCGACTGCTTCGGCAGCGGATTCCCGACCTGCGCCGGGTGTCCGTGGGCGCGGGGTGTCATCCTCTGCCCATAA
- the pstA gene encoding phosphate ABC transporter permease PstA — protein MREPKLKRRLFVNGLFRAGIYGLACAALLPLFLILIDVFRQGLPVVDWNFLVNMPKATGESGGGIANAIVGSLMLIGLAAALAVPLGVAAGVYLSEARQSRLAYFTRLAVDVLQGMPSVVMGIIAYLWLVRVMGKFTALSGGLALALMMLPLVVRGTEEVLKLVPAHIKEASLALGVPHYRTVLRVIIPCGLPGIISAVLLGVSRVAGETAPLLFTAFGNRFLEFSPLKPVGSLPLTIFTYAMSPYQDLQAQAWGASVVLIVLVLATNIISRVVITRWKIQF, from the coding sequence ATGCGCGAACCGAAACTGAAACGCCGCCTCTTTGTCAACGGGCTCTTCCGCGCCGGGATCTACGGCCTGGCCTGCGCCGCGCTGCTGCCGCTGTTCCTCATTCTCATCGACGTGTTCCGCCAGGGCCTGCCGGTAGTTGACTGGAACTTCCTGGTTAACATGCCCAAGGCCACCGGGGAATCGGGCGGCGGCATCGCCAACGCCATCGTCGGGTCGCTGATGCTGATCGGGCTGGCGGCGGCGCTGGCGGTGCCTTTGGGAGTAGCTGCCGGGGTGTACCTGTCAGAGGCGCGCCAATCCCGCCTGGCCTACTTCACCCGTCTGGCGGTGGACGTGCTGCAGGGCATGCCCTCGGTGGTCATGGGCATCATCGCCTACCTGTGGCTCGTCCGGGTGATGGGCAAGTTCACCGCCCTGTCGGGCGGCCTGGCGCTGGCGCTCATGATGCTGCCGCTGGTGGTCCGCGGCACCGAGGAAGTGCTCAAGCTGGTCCCGGCGCACATCAAGGAGGCATCGCTGGCGCTCGGCGTCCCCCACTATCGCACCGTGCTGCGCGTCATCATCCCGTGCGGCCTGCCGGGGATCATCTCGGCGGTGCTGCTGGGCGTGTCACGCGTCGCCGGCGAGACGGCGCCGCTGCTGTTCACCGCCTTCGGCAACCGCTTCCTGGAGTTCAGCCCGCTCAAGCCGGTGGGCTCGTTGCCGCTGACCATCTTCACCTACGCCATGAGCCCCTACCAGGACCTCCAGGCCCAGGCCTGGGGCGCCTCGGTGGTGCTGATCGTGCTGGTGCTGGCCACCAACATCATTTCAAGGGTCGTGATCACGCGATGGAAAATCCAATTCTGA
- a CDS encoding thioredoxin family protein, which translates to MKKIQILGTGCPKCKQLAENAEAAAKALGLEYELVKVTEINEIMKFGVMMTPGLAVDGVVKSAGKLLSADDIKKILV; encoded by the coding sequence ATGAAGAAAATCCAGATCCTGGGCACCGGCTGCCCGAAGTGCAAGCAACTGGCCGAAAACGCCGAGGCGGCCGCGAAGGCGCTCGGCCTCGAGTACGAACTGGTCAAAGTCACCGAGATCAACGAGATTATGAAATTCGGCGTGATGATGACTCCGGGCCTGGCGGTGGACGGCGTGGTCAAGTCAGCCGGCAAGCTGCTCTCGGCTGACGATATTAAAAAGATCCTGGTTTGA
- a CDS encoding winged helix-turn-helix transcriptional regulator has product MDWPGLKHEALVFKALAHPSRLAVVEALACGERCVCELQELVGGDMSTVSRHLSVLKNAGVIVDEKRGQWVFYRLTLPCVRTFLNCLRHPAEASQCTTASAKPAAVCRQKVVRR; this is encoded by the coding sequence ATGGATTGGCCCGGTTTGAAACATGAGGCGCTGGTGTTCAAGGCGCTGGCTCACCCAAGCCGCCTGGCCGTGGTCGAGGCGCTCGCCTGCGGGGAGCGCTGCGTCTGCGAGCTCCAGGAGCTGGTGGGTGGCGACATGTCCACCGTGTCGCGGCACCTCTCGGTGCTGAAAAATGCCGGCGTGATCGTCGACGAGAAGCGCGGCCAGTGGGTGTTCTACCGCCTGACGCTCCCCTGCGTGCGGACATTCCTGAACTGCTTGCGCCACCCCGCCGAGGCGTCCCAATGCACGACGGCGTCGGCAAAGCCGGCCGCGGTGTGTCGGCAGAAGGTGGTGCGGCGA
- the pstS gene encoding phosphate ABC transporter substrate-binding protein PstS, producing the protein MMKIVSTILTILAVLCLGGAALAAEELLGAGATFPEPLYSKMFDVYYSQTGNKVNYQGIGSGGGIQQILGKTVDFGGTDAFLTPEQLAKSPDNPLLHIPTAMGAVVVTYNLPGKPQLKMTPDVIAGIFLGQIKSWNDSRITGLNPGVQLPGDPIVVVHRSDGSGTSFVFTDYLSKVSPEWKDKVGAGTAVKWPVGLGGKGNPGVAGLVQQMKGAVGYVELSYAKKNNLPYAVVKNRAGNFIVPSIKSVSLAAGASMPDDTRVSITDTDAKDGYPISAFTWILVYREQAYGGRTAGKGKAMAKLLWWMTHEGQKYCAELLYSPLSNEVKAKAEKIIKSMTFNGQPILK; encoded by the coding sequence ATCATGAAAATAGTATCGACGATCCTGACCATCCTGGCGGTCCTGTGTCTCGGCGGCGCGGCCCTGGCGGCCGAGGAGCTGCTGGGGGCCGGGGCCACCTTCCCCGAGCCGCTCTACTCTAAGATGTTCGACGTCTACTACAGTCAAACCGGTAACAAGGTCAACTACCAAGGCATCGGCTCTGGCGGCGGCATCCAGCAGATCCTGGGCAAGACCGTCGACTTCGGCGGCACCGACGCCTTCCTGACCCCCGAACAGCTGGCCAAGTCCCCCGACAACCCGCTGCTTCACATCCCCACTGCCATGGGCGCGGTGGTGGTCACCTACAATCTGCCGGGCAAGCCCCAGCTCAAGATGACTCCCGACGTGATCGCCGGCATCTTCCTCGGCCAGATCAAGAGCTGGAACGATTCCCGGATCACCGGGCTGAATCCCGGCGTGCAGCTCCCGGGCGATCCCATCGTGGTGGTGCACCGCTCCGACGGCAGCGGCACCTCTTTCGTGTTCACCGACTACCTGAGCAAGGTCAGCCCCGAGTGGAAGGATAAAGTCGGCGCCGGCACCGCGGTCAAGTGGCCGGTGGGCCTCGGCGGCAAAGGGAATCCCGGCGTGGCCGGCCTGGTGCAGCAGATGAAGGGCGCCGTGGGCTACGTGGAACTCTCCTACGCCAAGAAGAACAACCTGCCGTACGCCGTCGTCAAGAACCGCGCCGGCAACTTCATCGTCCCGTCCATCAAGAGCGTGTCGCTGGCGGCCGGGGCCTCCATGCCCGACGACACCCGCGTCTCCATCACCGACACCGACGCCAAGGACGGCTACCCCATCAGCGCCTTCACCTGGATCCTGGTCTACCGGGAGCAGGCGTACGGCGGCCGCACCGCCGGCAAGGGGAAGGCCATGGCCAAGCTGCTCTGGTGGATGACCCACGAGGGGCAGAAGTACTGCGCCGAGTTGCTGTACTCCCCCCTGTCCAACGAAGTCAAGGCCAAGGCCGAGAAGATCATCAAGTCCATGACCTTCAACGGCCAGCCCATCCTGAAGTAG
- a CDS encoding response regulator transcription factor, translating into MSPRETVAIVEDDPDILKLVTETLDKGGLETLGFTRGDDFLRHTKRRAPDAVVLDLMLPDTDGLSICRQLRAAPETAQMPVLILTAKGEETDKVLGLELGADDYVTKPFSPRELLARVRALLRRKKTPVTAGAILELAGLLELNPEAFTVTVSGRRVELTSTEFRLLRVMLEGKGRAFSRDQLLDALWGNEKYVVDRTIDVHIKNLRDKLGAAGKYIKSIRSVGYKIEE; encoded by the coding sequence ATGAGTCCGAGGGAGACCGTAGCGATCGTCGAAGACGACCCCGACATCCTCAAGCTGGTCACCGAGACGCTGGACAAAGGCGGGCTTGAGACACTGGGATTCACCCGGGGTGATGACTTCCTGCGCCACACGAAGCGGCGCGCTCCGGACGCCGTGGTGCTGGACCTGATGCTCCCCGACACTGACGGTCTGAGCATCTGCCGACAGCTCCGGGCCGCCCCCGAAACCGCCCAGATGCCCGTGCTGATACTCACCGCCAAAGGCGAGGAAACCGACAAGGTGCTGGGCCTGGAGCTCGGCGCCGACGACTACGTGACCAAGCCGTTCTCGCCGCGCGAGCTGCTGGCGCGGGTGCGCGCCCTGCTGCGGCGGAAGAAGACGCCCGTCACCGCCGGCGCCATTCTGGAGCTGGCCGGCCTCCTGGAGTTGAACCCGGAGGCGTTCACCGTCACCGTCAGCGGCCGCCGGGTGGAGCTGACCTCCACCGAGTTCCGGCTGCTCCGCGTCATGCTGGAGGGCAAGGGGCGGGCCTTTTCCCGAGACCAGCTTCTGGACGCCCTCTGGGGGAACGAGAAGTACGTGGTGGACCGCACCATCGACGTCCACATCAAGAACCTGCGGGATAAGCTGGGCGCAGCCGGCAAATACATCAAGAGCATCCGCAGCGTGGGGTACAAGATCGAGGAATGA
- a CDS encoding thioredoxin fold domain-containing protein — protein sequence MKTNGWKILIVAALVAVVGVILATKHRPVAPTVPADASTQPQAAAPPQTALEQPASPAEPAVPALETAVRTAAQTKPVTAPPAARSNTSGQNAAQSAQPDPPAPAAAPPAPEKKLPKLLDLGAKKCIPCKMMAPLLEELARDYKGRMDVEFIDVWENPGAAEKYKVQSIPTQIFYDAEGNEFFRHVGFYPKEDILARFKEKGITF from the coding sequence ATGAAGACCAACGGGTGGAAGATCCTGATCGTCGCGGCGCTGGTCGCCGTGGTGGGAGTCATCCTGGCCACGAAGCACCGGCCGGTGGCACCCACTGTGCCGGCGGACGCATCGACGCAACCCCAGGCCGCGGCGCCACCGCAGACGGCGTTGGAACAACCGGCGTCCCCGGCTGAGCCCGCGGTCCCCGCATTGGAAACGGCGGTCCGGACAGCGGCGCAGACCAAACCCGTCACGGCGCCGCCGGCTGCGCGTTCGAACACCTCCGGCCAGAACGCCGCCCAGTCGGCGCAGCCGGATCCGCCGGCTCCAGCCGCGGCCCCGCCCGCGCCGGAGAAGAAGTTGCCGAAACTGTTGGACCTGGGGGCGAAGAAGTGCATTCCCTGTAAAATGATGGCGCCGCTGCTGGAGGAACTGGCCAGGGACTACAAGGGCCGGATGGACGTGGAGTTCATCGACGTCTGGGAAAATCCTGGGGCTGCCGAGAAGTACAAGGTCCAGAGCATCCCGACCCAGATCTTCTATGACGCCGAGGGCAATGAATTCTTTCGCCACGTGGGCTTCTACCCCAAGGAAGACATCCTGGCCCGGTTCAAGGAAAAAGGAATCACGTTTTAA
- a CDS encoding cytochrome C biogenesis protein → MESLFTTLTHAVEGSALVALAASFLWGVLSILLSPCHLASIPLIVGFISEQGQLTLRRACGLSALFSLGILVTIAMIGAVTAALGRMMGDVGAWGNYAVAAIFFLVGLHLLDVIPLPFSGPGNIGLKRRGLLAAFILGLVFGIALGPCTFAYMAPVLAVTVKVAAANALFAGLLLTFYGLGHCGVIVTAGTFTEVVQGYLRWNEKSHGAMILKRVCGVLVLLGGVYLIYTA, encoded by the coding sequence ATGGAATCACTGTTTACGACCCTGACCCACGCCGTGGAAGGCTCGGCCCTGGTGGCCCTGGCGGCATCGTTCCTGTGGGGCGTGCTGAGCATCCTGCTCAGCCCCTGCCATCTGGCCAGCATCCCGCTCATCGTGGGTTTCATCAGCGAACAGGGTCAACTCACACTCCGGCGCGCTTGCGGCCTGTCCGCGCTGTTCAGCCTGGGCATTCTGGTGACCATTGCAATGATCGGGGCCGTCACGGCCGCCTTGGGCCGCATGATGGGCGACGTGGGCGCCTGGGGCAACTACGCCGTGGCGGCGATCTTCTTCCTGGTGGGGCTGCACCTGCTGGACGTGATCCCGCTGCCCTTCTCCGGACCCGGCAACATCGGCCTCAAGCGCCGCGGCCTGCTGGCCGCTTTCATCCTGGGACTCGTGTTCGGCATCGCCCTGGGGCCGTGCACCTTCGCCTACATGGCCCCGGTGCTGGCCGTGACCGTGAAGGTGGCGGCCGCCAACGCCCTCTTTGCCGGGCTGCTGCTCACGTTTTACGGCCTGGGGCACTGCGGGGTGATCGTCACGGCGGGCACTTTTACCGAGGTGGTGCAGGGGTACCTGCGCTGGAATGAGAAGTCGCACGGAGCGATGATCCTGAAGAGGGTGTGCGGCGTGCTGGTCCTGCTGGGCGGCGTATATCTGATCTATACCGCCTGA
- a CDS encoding HAMP domain-containing protein yields MKTIPFSVKLFLSYVLVVAVVALGGLHFMSRRITDYNLESVSARLRSLCQTIGRELGPIAESGDRERLDREVKILGGRLLVRITFVDPDGVVLADSSADPPRMDNHGSRPEIVGAMTLGEGRTVRHSDTLKEDLLYVARTFPDDGPARGVIRVSQPLHSVVALRQQLLGSILRITGVSLLLALLLALLFARLLTRPVRKLAWAAERVAQGDFDTRVFLNRRDELKALADAFNRMSAEVSRLFKETARRSEESRVILSSIREGLVVVDADARIVHANDALWRILGCDPAPGRPYWEVLRSPKFAEGLRAVKATGAGAAEEITLGDRTFLCGFNPLPENAATVALFVDITERKRLEEIKRELAVNISHEFKTPLTAIRGFAEALEEEPVLNREYVAIIRRNAERLARITDDLLLLARLEQPAKALDLGPVDLRELAESTGRLFQALLAKKNLAFTIEATPDLPRVQGDRFMLEQVFVNLLENAARYTERGGITVRLRRDASRAVVEVADTGIGIAAEHLPRIFERFYVVDKSRSRATGGTGLGLSIVKNIVLQHGGAIDIRSAPGAGTTVTVALPTLP; encoded by the coding sequence ATGAAGACGATTCCCTTTTCCGTCAAGCTCTTCCTGAGCTACGTCCTGGTAGTGGCCGTTGTCGCCCTGGGTGGGCTCCACTTCATGAGCCGCCGCATCACGGACTACAACCTGGAGAGCGTGTCGGCCAGACTGCGGTCGCTCTGCCAGACCATCGGCCGGGAGCTGGGTCCGATCGCGGAATCTGGCGACCGCGAGCGGTTGGACCGGGAAGTCAAGATCCTGGGTGGCCGGCTGCTGGTCCGCATCACCTTTGTGGATCCCGACGGCGTCGTGCTGGCCGATTCGTCGGCTGATCCGCCCCGCATGGACAACCATGGCAGTCGCCCCGAGATCGTCGGCGCCATGACGCTGGGCGAGGGGCGCACCGTCCGCCACAGCGACACCTTGAAGGAGGATCTGCTGTATGTCGCCCGGACATTTCCGGATGACGGGCCGGCGCGCGGCGTGATCCGGGTGAGTCAGCCGCTGCACAGTGTCGTCGCTCTCCGCCAGCAGCTCCTGGGCTCCATCCTCCGCATCACCGGCGTCAGCCTGCTGCTGGCGCTCCTGCTGGCGCTGCTGTTCGCCCGGCTGCTGACCCGGCCGGTGCGCAAGCTGGCCTGGGCCGCCGAGCGGGTGGCGCAGGGTGACTTCGACACCCGTGTCTTCCTGAACCGCCGCGACGAGCTGAAAGCCCTGGCCGACGCGTTCAACCGGATGTCCGCCGAGGTCAGCCGGCTGTTCAAGGAGACGGCGCGCCGGAGCGAGGAGTCGCGCGTCATCCTGTCCTCGATCCGCGAGGGTCTGGTGGTGGTGGACGCCGACGCCCGGATCGTTCACGCCAACGACGCGCTCTGGAGGATCCTCGGTTGCGACCCCGCACCGGGCAGACCGTACTGGGAGGTGCTCCGGTCACCGAAGTTCGCCGAGGGCCTGCGTGCCGTCAAGGCCACCGGCGCCGGCGCCGCCGAGGAGATTACCCTGGGGGACCGGACCTTCCTCTGCGGTTTCAATCCTCTGCCTGAAAACGCCGCCACGGTGGCGCTGTTCGTGGACATCACCGAGCGCAAACGCCTCGAGGAGATCAAACGCGAGCTGGCGGTGAACATCTCCCACGAGTTCAAGACACCCCTGACCGCCATCCGCGGATTCGCCGAGGCGCTGGAGGAGGAGCCGGTTCTGAACCGGGAGTACGTCGCGATCATTCGGCGCAACGCCGAACGCCTGGCGCGCATCACCGACGACCTGCTCCTGCTGGCCCGGCTGGAGCAGCCGGCCAAGGCGCTGGATCTGGGCCCGGTGGACCTGCGGGAACTGGCCGAGAGCACGGGTCGGCTGTTCCAGGCCCTGCTGGCCAAGAAGAACCTTGCCTTCACAATCGAGGCGACACCGGACCTGCCCCGAGTTCAAGGCGACCGTTTCATGCTGGAGCAGGTCTTCGTCAACCTGCTGGAGAACGCCGCCCGCTACACCGAGCGGGGCGGGATCACGGTCCGACTGCGCCGCGACGCGTCGCGCGCCGTCGTCGAGGTGGCCGACACCGGCATCGGCATCGCCGCCGAGCACCTGCCCCGGATCTTCGAGCGTTTTTACGTGGTGGACAAGTCCCGCTCCCGGGCGACGGGCGGCACCGGCCTGGGCCTGTCCATCGTCAAAAACATCGTCCTGCAGCACGGCGGCGCCATCGACATCCGCAGCGCACCCGGCGCCGGCACCACCGTCACCGTTGCGCTCCCGACCCTGCCGTAG
- the pstB gene encoding phosphate ABC transporter ATP-binding protein codes for MENPILRTDNLHAYYGGQLALKGVTMAVPEKRLTAIMGPSGCGKSTLIRCLNRMHELIPGAWVENKVFLKDKDLYAMEPTEVRRLIGMVFQRPNPFPTMSIFENVIAGYTLNSTRLKRGEADRIVEESLRKAALWEEVKDHLHKKGTFLSGGQQQRLCIARALALNPEIVLLDEPTSALDPKATASIEELMEELKKDVSICLVTHNIAQASRVSDYTAFMYLGELVEYNTTEKMFTVPQDKRTEEYLVGKFG; via the coding sequence ATGGAAAATCCAATTCTGAGAACGGACAACCTGCACGCCTACTACGGCGGCCAGCTCGCGCTCAAGGGCGTCACCATGGCCGTGCCGGAAAAGCGGCTCACCGCCATCATGGGCCCGTCAGGCTGCGGCAAGAGCACCCTGATCCGGTGCCTGAACCGGATGCACGAGCTGATCCCCGGCGCCTGGGTGGAAAACAAGGTGTTCCTGAAGGACAAGGACCTCTACGCCATGGAGCCCACGGAAGTCCGGCGCCTGATCGGCATGGTCTTCCAGCGCCCCAACCCGTTCCCCACCATGAGCATCTTCGAGAACGTCATCGCCGGCTACACCCTGAACAGCACCCGGCTTAAACGGGGCGAGGCGGACCGGATCGTGGAGGAGTCTCTGCGGAAGGCCGCCCTGTGGGAGGAGGTCAAGGACCACCTGCACAAGAAGGGGACGTTCCTCTCGGGCGGGCAGCAGCAGCGCCTCTGCATCGCCCGGGCGCTGGCCCTGAACCCCGAAATCGTTCTCCTAGACGAACCCACCTCCGCCCTGGACCCCAAGGCGACCGCCTCCATCGAGGAGCTGATGGAGGAACTCAAGAAGGACGTATCCATCTGCCTGGTCACCCACAACATCGCCCAAGCTAGCCGCGTATCCGACTACACGGCGTTCATGTACCTGGGCGAGCTGGTGGAGTACAATACCACCGAGAAAATGTTCACCGTGCCGCAGGACAAACGCACCGAAGAGTACCTCGTGGGAAAATTCGGTTAG
- the pstC gene encoding phosphate ABC transporter permease subunit PstC has product MRRERLFRNLLRLAAWLVGLNVLVIAITLFWGASPTLRQFGPGFLWSSHWNPVTDEFGALPFLAGTLATSFLALALSLPLSLSMAILLGEFLRGGWLSNVFKSLVDLIAAVPSVIFGYWGLMVLVPWVREAELQLMPLGQRLGIEIMPYGVGVLTASLVLAVMIIPNTASIAREVLELVPRDIKEAAYSFGATRYEVVRSVIVPYARSGIFAGVLLSLGRALGETMAVTMVIGNTNEMPANLFAPANTMASLIANELAEATTAIHYSSLVAVGLVLFLVTTGINFIGTIIIRKMSVQA; this is encoded by the coding sequence ATGAGGCGGGAGAGGCTGTTCCGGAACCTGTTGCGGCTGGCGGCCTGGCTGGTCGGGCTGAACGTGCTGGTGATCGCCATCACCCTGTTCTGGGGCGCCTCTCCCACTCTGCGCCAGTTCGGTCCCGGGTTCCTGTGGAGCAGCCACTGGAACCCGGTGACCGACGAGTTCGGCGCCCTGCCGTTTTTGGCCGGCACGCTGGCCACCTCGTTCCTGGCGCTGGCGCTGTCGCTGCCGCTGTCGCTGTCCATGGCCATCCTGCTCGGCGAGTTCCTGCGGGGCGGGTGGCTGTCCAACGTGTTCAAGAGCCTCGTGGACCTCATCGCCGCCGTCCCCTCGGTCATCTTCGGCTACTGGGGGCTGATGGTTCTGGTGCCATGGGTCCGCGAGGCCGAGTTGCAATTGATGCCCCTCGGGCAGCGCCTGGGTATCGAGATCATGCCCTACGGCGTGGGCGTGCTCACCGCCTCGCTGGTGCTGGCGGTGATGATCATCCCCAACACCGCTTCAATCGCTCGGGAGGTCCTCGAACTCGTCCCCCGGGACATCAAGGAGGCGGCCTACTCGTTCGGGGCCACCCGCTACGAGGTGGTCCGCTCCGTCATCGTGCCGTACGCCCGGTCCGGCATCTTCGCCGGCGTGCTGCTCTCGCTGGGCCGGGCCCTCGGCGAGACCATGGCCGTCACCATGGTCATCGGCAACACGAACGAGATGCCCGCCAATCTCTTCGCGCCGGCCAACACCATGGCCAGCCTCATCGCCAACGAGCTGGCCGAGGCCACCACCGCCATTCATTATTCCTCGCTGGTGGCCGTCGGCCTGGTGCTGTTTCTGGTGACCACCGGGATCAATTTCATCGGTACGATTATCATCAGGAAAATGAGCGTGCAGGCCTGA
- the phoU gene encoding phosphate signaling complex protein PhoU, translating to MLAEKIMEMRERLMEQANLAEEMIDQSIRGLEEQDGRLLRELLTVSEARLNELEIEIGEQCATIIALHEPRAKDLRLVLLALRMATDLERIGDHAVNIAQSALFLIERPPVKPLVDIPNMAAETRAMLRDSITSFIREDAALAEGILTRDDRIDEYRDQIHRELITYMVSDATTIERALHLMRVTANLERAADLSTNIAENVIYLVQGRVVKHGHRDEP from the coding sequence ATGTTGGCTGAGAAAATAATGGAGATGCGCGAGCGGCTCATGGAGCAGGCCAACCTGGCCGAGGAGATGATCGACCAGAGCATCCGGGGCCTGGAAGAGCAGGATGGCCGGCTGCTGCGAGAACTCCTCACGGTGAGCGAAGCCCGCCTCAACGAGCTGGAAATCGAAATCGGCGAGCAGTGCGCCACGATCATCGCCCTGCACGAGCCGCGGGCCAAGGACCTGCGACTGGTTTTGCTGGCCCTGCGCATGGCCACGGACCTGGAGCGGATCGGCGACCATGCCGTGAACATCGCTCAGAGCGCCCTGTTCCTCATCGAGCGCCCGCCGGTCAAGCCGCTGGTGGACATCCCGAACATGGCCGCCGAGACGCGGGCCATGCTCCGGGACAGCATCACCTCGTTCATCCGCGAGGATGCCGCTCTGGCCGAGGGCATCCTGACCCGCGACGACCGGATCGACGAGTACCGCGATCAGATCCACCGGGAGCTCATCACCTACATGGTCTCCGACGCCACCACCATCGAGCGGGCACTGCACCTCATGCGCGTCACCGCCAACCTGGAGCGGGCGGCGGATCTGTCCACCAACATCGCCGAAAACGTCATTTACCTGGTGCAGGGCCGCGTGGTCAAGCATGGTCACCGGGACGAGCCCTGA